From one Rosa rugosa chromosome 4, drRosRugo1.1, whole genome shotgun sequence genomic stretch:
- the LOC133745064 gene encoding protein RKD2-like produces the protein MVQDYTFIDALPFMESCLPSLDIQPIRLFPGDDFSFGDNGNETENGVNSELFASGEHVGEERERKRKRRCMRIDHEVKSGSSTRSYSSSRLLSRETISPYFYMPITQAAKELNIGLTLLKKRCRELGIRRWPHRKLTSLQTLIRNIQELGKEEEENEEKLRNAIELLEREKKLMEEAPDMQLEDNTKRLRQACFKANYKKRKIMGKNLIDYPPHSSNFSTIDTRGGKSIAILDNRGDEEDEEIKSLLSDSFSSSSSMMI, from the exons ATGGTGCAAGACTACACTTTTATTGATGCTCTTCCTTTCATGGAGAGTTGTCTTCCTTCGCTCGATATTCAACCAATCCGCCTATTTCCAG GAGATGATTTTTCCTTTGGAGATAATGGAAATGAGACTGAGAATGGAGTTAACAGTGAGTTGTTCGCTTCTGG AGaacatgtgggtgaagagagggagaggaagaggaagaggcggTGCATGAGAATTGATCATGAAGTGAAAAGTGGTAGTAGTACTAGAAGCTATTCATCGTCGAGATTATTGTCTAGGGAAACAATCTCCCCGTACTTTTACATGCCTATAACTCAGGCAGCGAAGGAACTGAATATAGGCTTGACCCTTTTGAAGAAAAGGTGCCGGGAGTTGGGTATTCGTCGTTGGCCTCATCGGAAACTCACCAGCCTCCAAACCCTAATCCGGAACATTCAG GAGTTgggaaaggaagaagaggagaacGAAGAGAAGCTTCGGAATGCGATCGAGTTGTTGGAGAGGGAGAAGAAGTTGATGGAGGAAGCTCCTGATATGCAACTGGAGGATAATACCAAGCGGTTGAGACAGGCTTGTTTTAAGGCCAACTACAAGAAGAGAAAGATCATGGGGAAGAATCTGATTGATTATCCACCCCATTCTTCTAATTTCAGCACCATTGATACTCGTGGAGGCAAGTCCATCGCTATTCTTGACAATCGAGGAGACGAGGAAGACGAAGAGATTAAGTCACTTTTATCTGACTCCTTCTCATCTTCCTCTAGCATGATGATATAA
- the LOC133744052 gene encoding pentatricopeptide repeat-containing protein At3g47530 — MTAISHPLLRSNCNISCTRFTSTLSSLFTTNPKPHHHQNQTKPIIIPCTQTLKDSLLSLIKSCTHKSHLLQIHAHILQTSLILDSSICFHFLSLVSLSPPFQNLTYSRQFLFQIPKPKAIHYNTVIRAYSVSDSPQEGIHLYLDLRRRGLRSNALSSSFVIKCCVRVKYLLGGIQVQARIVRDGQQSDSRLLTTLMDLYSICGEYDDACKVFDEILHRDTVAWNVLISCFLHNSRSTDALGLFDIMRSECYGCEPDDVTCLLMLQACANLNALEFGERVHRYIEEHGYIGASNLCNALITMYSRCGCLDQAYEVFKGMRGRNVVSWSAIISGLAVNGHDRDAVEAFCEMQRMGVLPDEQTFTGVLSACSHCGLVDEAMDIFDRMSKEFGVVPNVHHYGCLVDLLGRAGRLDQAYQLIMSMDMKPDSKIWRTLLGACKIHNYETLGERVVDHLIELKALEAGDYVLLMNIYSSAENWEKLAELRKFMKEKAIQTTPGCSTIILNGTVHEFLVDDVSHPRKDEIYRMLDEINSQLKIAGYVADVSSELHKLGTEEKGYALSYHSEKLAIAFGVLATPPGTTIRLAKNLRTCVDCHNFGRILSGVYNRTIIVRDRSRFHHFREGRCSCNGYW, encoded by the coding sequence ATGACCGCAATCTCACACCCCCTCCTGCGCTCAAACTGCAACATCTCTTGTACTCGTTTCACCTCCACCCTCTCCTCACTCTTCACCACTAACCCAAAACCCCATCACCACCAAAACCAGACCAAACCCATCATCATCCCTTGTACTCAAACCCTCAAAGACTCCCTCCTCTCCCTCATCAAATCATGCACCCACAAATCCCATTTGCTCCAAATCCACGCCCACATTCTCCAAACCTCTCTCATTCTCGACTCCTCAATCTGCTTCCACTTCTTGTCCCTCGTTTCGCTTTCCCCACCTTTCCAAAACTTGACCTATTCCCGCCAATTCTTGTTTCAGATTCCCAAACCCAAAGCCATTCACTACAACACTGTGATAAGAGCTTACTCAGTGAGTGATTCACCCCAGGAGGGGATTCATCTTTACCTTGATTTGAGGCGGCGAGGTCTCCGTAGCAACGCTCTCTCCTCCTCTTTCGTAATCAAGTGTTGTGTTAGAGTCAAGTACTTATTAGGTGGAATTCAGGTTCAGGCCAGGATTGTGAGAGATGGGCAGCAATCAGACAGTCGTTTACTCACGACTTTGATGGACCTGTACTCGATTTGTGGCGAGTACGATGATGCATGTAAGGTGTTCGACGAAATTCTTCACAGAGACACTGTTGCCTGGAATGTGTTGATTTCTTGTTTTCTGCATAACAGCCGCAGCACGGATGCTTTGGGTTTGTTTGACATTATGCGGAGCGAATGTTACGGATGTGAGCCTGATGATGTTACTTGTTTACTTATGCTCCAAGCTTGCGCAAACTTGAATGCGTTGGAGTTTGGCGAAAGGGTTCACAGGTACATTGAAGAACATGGTTATATCGGTGCTTCTAATCTCTGCAATGCTCTTATAACTATGTATTCGCGGTGTGGGTGTTTGGATCAGGCTTATGAGGTGTTTAAGGGGATGCGGGGTAGAAATGTGGTTTCATGGAGTGCAATCATTTCTGGGCTTGCTGTGAATGGGCATGACAGAGACGCTGTTGAAGCGTTTTGTGAGATGCAGAGAATGGGGGTTTTACCTGATGAGCAGACTTTTACTGGTGTTCTTTCGGCTTGCAGTCATTGTGGGTTGGTTGATGAAGCAATGGATATTTTTGATCGCATGAGCAAAGAGTTTGGAGTAGTGCCTAACGTCCATCACTATGGGTGCTTGGTTGATCTTTTGGGTCGGGCTGGTCGACTTGATCAAGCATATCAGCTTATAATGTCGATGGATATGAAACCAGATTCGAAGATATGGAGAACCTTACTTGGGGCTTGCAAGATTCATAACTATGAAACCCTTGGGGAACGTGTGGTGGATCATTTGATCGAACTCAAGGCTCTTGAGGCAGGGGACTATGTTCTGTTGATGAATATTTACTCTTCAGCTGAAAACTGGGAGAAATTAGCTGAATTGAGGAAGTTTATGAAGGAAAAAGCAATTCAAACTACACCAGGCTGCAGCACAATTATACTGAATGGAACAGTCCATGAGTTTTTGGTGGATGATGTTTCGCATCCAAGGAAGGACGAAATCTACAGAATGCTGGATGAGATCAATAGTCAGCTGAAGATTGCTGGTTATGTTGCTGATGTATCATCAGAACTGCACAAGTTGGGGACAGAAGAGAAGGGATATGCACTCTCTTATCACAGCGAGAAATTAGCTATTGCTTTTGGAGTGCTGGCAACTCCACCCGGCACGACAATTAGACTGGCCAAGAATCTTCGCACTTGTGTTGATTGCCACAACTTTGGGAGGATTCTCTCAGGGGTTTATAACAGGACGATAATTGTTAGAGACCGCAGCCGGTTTCATCATTTTCGGGAGGGACGCTGCTCGTGCAATGGCTATTGGTAG